One Arachis hypogaea cultivar Tifrunner chromosome 2, arahy.Tifrunner.gnm2.J5K5, whole genome shotgun sequence genomic window, tttatgtgtgtaaaattttaataaatatagatacaaattatatatttattgtgtgcaaaatatttataaatatggatataaattattattgataaaaaataataatatttgtttgtTATGTAACATTgttcataattatttttattgaaaattttttcatcataaatattataaaaatcaattttggtctcacatcaaaattttatttcattttatttattttgtattttacacAATTATAATAGAATTTTGTTTAGATTTTTTAACTATTGaactataattattttatacattatataaaaaataattttaaaaatatgatttgataGGCACAGAATAGTTGACAATAATGCAACACGCTTATATTAATCATAAATATAAATTGCAATATTGTTAAAACACTAAgatgagaagaaaaaaatttaaaaattaatatattttttgatatattaaaattaacattaatttttttgttattattatatattattttgccCTCGTACTAAAATTTTTTAGGTCTGTTACTGGACTCAACAGTCTCAGCAAAGTAGGAAGTATGTCGCTGATCAGCAGGTTCAAGAGCTTAATGATTATCCAGAGAGGTATCAAGAGATTTTTATCCACGTGACTTAGTCTACGGATGAGTTCAGGTTAGAGTTTAGAAAGTCGTTAGAGCGGATGCAGTGTATGGAGGATTAGATGGAGGTGTACCAAGTCCAGATGCGCGCCGCTGGCATCGACCCTGCTGGTGGTATACAGACATCACCGCCTTATGTGCCATCGACTCAGGACCACGGGACTGATGACGACGACTACCTGGATCTGtagatattaatttaattttttattttattgtttcattatatttattcgatgtacttgacttttaatttattttaacattgtattatttattttaaataaaaattcttcattatttatgaattaaccactaattatgtaaaaaattttaaatttaaaattaaaattgaccatttatgtcaaatgttaaaaaaattgatattacagTCGAAATTACCATTGGAATAATCCGATGATAATATGGCACAAAACAACATTTTCTGGCGCTAATATTAccgtaaaaaaaatttactagtaACCAATTGATTTTCTGAGTTGGTAATCCGCCGGAGGATCCGACAATAATTATTACCGTCGGACGAAATAAATCCGAAGGTAAATATTTACCGGCGAAATTTGTACCGTCCAATTATTTTCGACGATGAATTCAACGGTACTCAACGTCTTTCTTAGgattttataatttaagataGACTAATTTAGATATTAGAAAACAAATTTGAGGATCAATTTGAGCACATTAACAGACAGTTGGCCATGCCAACCTGTCACTTAACAGTAAATATGAGTTCCATTAAGAGGACAGTTTACTCAAAAACGAACATAAATTTACGTTTTTCAATTTAAGGGatataattggttatttttaaaaattgagtaTTTAATTGATGCACAGGTTGAAATTTGGAGattagattagacattttttatatattatatgatattatttttgttttaaaatattattttaaaataaatatgatataatatttgttaaatttaatttttaaaattaaaattttattaatttattatataaaatttataaatttgtatatattaattttatattataccgatctgatttattttaatttttttttaagtcaaGTTAAAATAGTCCTATCGTATATATATGTGGTGGATTATAATATGACTATGTTATGGTGattatataatagaagtattgttaaaattaaagtcaaattttttatattttgataacattttttttaataacactttttaaaaaatatttttaatattaaaaaatattattttaattttagtatatttatatatatatatttgctttgATTCACTCTTGAAGAAAACAATACTCCATCATGGCACCTATCACTTCTTCTGAAACTGGAAACAAAAATGATAGTCAAAAGCGGCCACACTACAAACCCAATTACATCCCTGATCCTAATTATGTCCGCATCCTCGACACCACCCTCCGCGACGGCGAACAGTCCCCGGGCGCCGCCATGGCTCCCCACCAGAAGCTCAACATCGCCCGCCAGCTTGCTAAGCTTGGCGTGGACGTCATCGAGGCAGGGTTTCCCTGTTCGTCCAAGGATGACTTCGCTGCAGTAAAGATGATAGCAGAAGAGGTAGAAAATTATAAGGAACTACTTCTCCGATGGCTATCATTATGATTATAATGCCTAATCTGTCTTCTTCCTTTTGCCTTTATAGGTAGGAAGCAACGTCGATGATGATGGGTACGTGCCGGTCATCGCCGGTGGTGCGAGATGCAATGAGAAGGACATAGAAATAGCTTGAGAAGCTGTAAAGGCGGCAAAGAGGCCAAGGATCAGCACGTTTATCGCCACGAGTGAGATCCACATGAAGCACAAGCTTAAGAAGACGAAGGAAGAGGTTCTTGATCTTGCATGTAGAATGGTCAAGTTTGCACGGTCTTTGGGCTGTGATGATGTCCAATTTATCACTGAAGATGCTGTcaggtttaattattcttttttattttaattaattttttttgttgctttTACGATTGAAGAGTTTTCTGGTGACCCCGCCAATAGTATCTAACAATGACCAAAGATTAAACACTATTATCTGGTTCTAGGCCCGAACCCcgtccgaaaaaaaaaaaaatatactattaTCTTGgtcactaaaaattttttttttaattatttatgataTTTTCCTTTTTGCTAAgggtttttttaattaatattttttattaatattaatcaataatttagtctaatattttatttgtacattattatgaataaattttaaaatttaagatttaaaatttattattaaaaatttagaatattaaactaaaaataataaattttttgattaaataacattatttaaaattattgactttctaaaattataaaaaattaaggcTGCATACGAATCGGATTGGATATGCCTTATAATTCTATTCGATCCACACTGCACtcattggatcggatcggatacgatATTCGTATTTTTTCAGGTCGAATTTGATCTGATCCGCATACTTGTGGATCAGATCAGATATCGGGTATAtcagcataattaaaaaaaaaactgttttaaGATTCTGTTTGGCTATTTTTACAAAAAGAtgtccaaaaaatctattttttcacCTGTTTAAACctatttactcttaaaatattatcaataaaagttctcttgaataataaaaaaataataataacacaagatctaagtttaattattctaagttgaatTATaacaagtcaccaaaaaaaagttgaactataacataaaaaattaaaaataatatatcgtaaaattcataaaacaacacactaaaattcacattagggtttactttcttaaactatgTTATTTATATGAGACGTGCGGATATGCAGATCTGCGAATCAAATTCGCAGATATCACTGCTAAATCTGCAGTTCGATCCTACAGATAAGATCTGATGCGAATAATTACTGCAGATATGTAGATATTATCCGATTCATGTGCAGTcttaggcttagtttggtaaaacttttacttttcaaaagtagcttataaaagttaacttttaaaagatgactttttaaaaattgtagaatttatgtttgataaatcaaattaaaaatagtttttaataaaaataaacaatatcaattgtgtttggtaaaatagcttttaaaatttaaaaatactataatagacataaatgcaagcattaaatttaaaaattagttaacatatgaggttatattagacttttaaattttgaaaaacacaagCCAATTTTGAAAAGCTCTAttctaggtgctttcaaaagtatccaaatcttttaaaaactgCAAGCACAATCACATGatctttttaatttactaaacacAAAATAAGGAGTttgagcttttaaaaagcacaaacaTCTCctcaaaaaattttaccaaactaaacCTTAACAAAAAGTAGAAATAGATCGGTGTAAAGTAAGTAATAATTATAAATagtattcaattttaaaaatgtcGGGAAATTTTCTACTGATTAAGATTGCAATAATTATGATTTTATCAACTAATACTCACTGAGTTTATACGTTCAACACTTACAAGCTAAGGTACAAATAAGCACATGACTAGAAAAATAT contains:
- the LOC140173028 gene encoding 2-isopropylmalate synthase 2, chloroplastic-like; this translates as MAPITSSETGNKNDSQKRPHYKPNYIPDPNYVRILDTTLRDGEQSPGAAMAPHQKLNIARQLAKLGVDVIEAGFPCSSKDDFAAVKMIAEEVGSNVDDDGYVPVIAGGARCNEKDIEIA